A window of Paraburkholderia sp. PGU19 genomic DNA:
AGGTGCCCGTGATGCGGATACCGGCATGGCATTTGAACTGGCGATTGATCGTGATCAGTACGGATGTGAGGGCTTCCGCCGCGGCGGCGTTGTTGATCGGGCCGGCCTGGAAGCCGCGCATGCCGCAGGCTTCGACAAGCTTCACGACCGCTGCGCGGGCTTCTGGGTCGTTGCCGCACACGAGCACATCGCAGTTGAGCTCGTGCCCCGACTTGAGGTGATCGGCCGCAACGTTCTGGAACGCCGACACCACCCGCACGGTATCGCCAAGAAAGGCCTGCGCGGCCTGGCCGGCGGAGCCAGACGCCGGCAACTGGACGGTACCGACTTTTGGCGGCACGAGGGGTACTGTAACGTCGACTAGGATCTTGCCGTTGATATGCTGTTTGATAGCCGCCAACGTGCTCTGCTGGTGACTGAACGGGACGGTTAGTACGACGATATCGGCAGCGTC
This region includes:
- the npdG gene encoding NADPH-dependent F420 reductase; protein product: METKPSLAVIGGTGDLGSGLALRWIEAGYSVIIGSRDREKAAAAGDQLRSILAERGVADAPLADMDNVAAADAADIVVLTVPFSHQQSTLAAIKQHINGKILVDVTVPLVPPKVGTVQLPASGSAGQAAQAFLGDTVRVVSAFQNVAADHLKSGHELNCDVLVCGNDPEARAAVVKLVEACGMRGFQAGPINNAAAAEALTSVLITINRQFKCHAGIRITGT